One Epidermidibacterium keratini DNA segment encodes these proteins:
- a CDS encoding hemolysin family protein, whose product MTELLLLGLALLLVIACGMFVAAEFAFITVNRASIEAQANSGDRKAEGVVRALHRLSTQLSGAQVGITVTNLGIGFLAEPSIAEMLRDPLTSWGMPEGVVRTASTTLALLIATFLTMLFGELVPKNLAIAKPVATARAVQGFMRGFTTVMRGPIAFMNGTANRILGLFGIEAQEELASARAPDELGALVRHSAREGTLATDTAALLERSLVFGERRAHDVMTARRQMTVLDPENTVADLVDLARTSGFSRFPVIEELDETVDRVIGVGHLSRALAVPYAARSITPVTAVMSDPVIVPDTAPLDDLMDQLREGGLQMAVLIDEFGSIAGLVTLEDLVEELVGEVHDEHDNEEQPVSEADGSFVVNGLMRPDEVSEIVGLKLPEGEDYETLSGLMTVELGAFPQVGDIVQVVPVQPADDEPKRVVLEVIDVEDTRADHIRASVVDVTEDEEE is encoded by the coding sequence GTGACCGAGCTGCTTCTCCTTGGCCTAGCTCTCCTACTAGTCATCGCGTGCGGCATGTTCGTGGCCGCCGAGTTTGCCTTCATCACCGTCAACCGCGCCTCCATTGAAGCCCAGGCCAATAGCGGGGACCGCAAGGCCGAGGGCGTCGTACGCGCCCTGCATCGCCTGTCGACGCAGCTGTCTGGCGCTCAGGTCGGCATCACGGTCACCAACCTGGGCATCGGCTTTCTGGCCGAGCCGAGCATCGCCGAGATGCTGCGTGACCCGCTGACGTCCTGGGGCATGCCCGAAGGTGTGGTGCGCACGGCGAGTACGACGCTCGCCCTGCTCATCGCCACCTTCTTGACCATGCTGTTTGGTGAGCTGGTCCCGAAGAACCTGGCGATCGCCAAGCCGGTAGCGACCGCTCGCGCCGTGCAGGGCTTCATGCGCGGGTTCACCACGGTGATGCGCGGGCCGATCGCCTTCATGAACGGCACCGCCAACCGCATCCTCGGGCTGTTCGGAATCGAGGCTCAGGAAGAGCTCGCCTCGGCACGAGCCCCTGACGAGCTTGGCGCCCTCGTCCGGCACTCGGCACGCGAGGGCACGCTGGCCACCGACACCGCCGCGCTGCTTGAGCGCTCGCTCGTCTTTGGTGAGCGGCGGGCCCATGACGTGATGACCGCGCGCCGGCAGATGACGGTGCTGGACCCCGAAAACACCGTCGCCGACCTCGTGGATCTGGCGCGCACCAGCGGGTTTTCGCGGTTCCCGGTCATCGAGGAGCTCGACGAGACCGTCGACCGGGTCATCGGCGTCGGACACCTCAGCCGCGCACTAGCCGTGCCGTACGCCGCCCGCTCCATCACCCCGGTGACCGCGGTCATGAGCGACCCGGTGATCGTGCCGGACACTGCACCGCTGGACGACCTGATGGACCAGCTGCGTGAGGGCGGGCTGCAGATGGCCGTGCTCATCGACGAGTTCGGCAGCATCGCCGGGCTCGTCACGCTCGAGGACCTCGTCGAGGAGCTCGTCGGAGAAGTGCACGACGAACACGACAACGAGGAGCAGCCGGTCTCCGAGGCCGACGGGTCGTTCGTGGTGAATGGCCTCATGCGCCCGGACGAGGTGAGCGAGATCGTCGGGCTGAAGCTCCCCGAGGGCGAGGACTACGAGACCCTCAGCGGACTCATGACGGTCGAGCTCGGCGCCTTCCCGCAGGTGGGCGACATCGTTCAGGTCGTCCCGGTCCAGCCGGCAGACGACGAGCCCAAACGCGTCGTACTCGAGGTCATCGACGTTGAGGACACCCGCGCCGACCACATCCGCGCGAGCGTCGTTGACGTAACCGAAGACGAGGAGGAGTAG
- a CDS encoding TetR/AcrR family transcriptional regulator, whose amino-acid sequence MARGKEAASRERLIESAVTLIRRQGYSGTGVNEIAREGSAPMGSFYYHFPGGKEELAATAMGVGAQAYARLISRALDSEGTFPSRAAEIARATAKLLAKDDFSLGCPVATTALETVTSSEVLRGRSRQAFDEWIGLVADAARAEGIDAAAAHELAVSVISIIEGAEMLARVRGSAEPLEVAASAIARLCVAALGRRGG is encoded by the coding sequence ATGGCAAGGGGCAAGGAGGCGGCAAGTCGCGAACGGCTGATCGAGTCGGCCGTGACGCTGATCCGCCGGCAGGGTTACTCAGGTACCGGCGTCAACGAGATCGCCCGCGAGGGAAGCGCACCGATGGGCTCGTTTTACTACCACTTCCCCGGTGGCAAAGAAGAGCTCGCCGCCACGGCGATGGGGGTAGGGGCGCAGGCCTACGCCCGGCTCATCAGCCGGGCGCTCGACAGCGAGGGAACGTTCCCGAGCCGAGCCGCCGAGATCGCGCGCGCAACTGCAAAGCTGCTGGCCAAAGACGACTTCTCGTTAGGTTGCCCGGTCGCGACGACAGCACTGGAGACCGTCACCAGCAGCGAGGTGCTTCGCGGCCGATCGCGACAGGCCTTCGATGAGTGGATCGGATTGGTGGCCGACGCGGCGCGAGCTGAAGGCATCGACGCCGCCGCGGCGCACGAGCTGGCGGTGTCGGTCATTTCGATTATCGAGGGAGCAGAGATGCTCGCCCGGGTGCGAGGATCGGCCGAACCGCTGGAGGTTGCCGCGAGTGCGATCGCGCGCCTGTGCGTGGCAGCGTTGGGTCGGCGCGGTGGCTAA
- a CDS encoding MMPL family transporter, which translates to MVIESETPFAAQGLEQIAEFTQDLSDLPDVDGVESLTSALTAVGLPLESASLHALQDDGAPEVDRLLSADRRTTLALVFADSAPDADETIALVESIRSLPEPEGLTVSVGGLSAQTVDVIAEVDRSTPWVVAAILGSSFVLLLLAFRSVVLALSAIVMNGLSVAAAFGLLTLVFQEGLGESVLDFTSRGFIQAYLPLFTFVVVFGLSMDYEVFLISRMKEEWDRGHDTQGAVVSGVAHSAKVITAAAGIMVVVFAAFMITQVTEVKQMGFALAVAVLVDATLIRMVMVPALMRLLGRANWWLPDWLARLLPGSGLSESAPAYAVEPCYRCDRR; encoded by the coding sequence GTGGTGATCGAGAGTGAGACGCCGTTTGCCGCACAGGGTCTCGAACAGATCGCCGAATTCACCCAAGACCTCAGCGATCTGCCCGACGTTGACGGGGTTGAGTCGTTGACCAGTGCCCTCACGGCGGTCGGATTACCGCTGGAGAGTGCCTCGCTGCACGCGCTTCAGGACGACGGCGCTCCCGAGGTGGATCGCCTACTCAGCGCCGACCGGCGTACGACGCTGGCCTTGGTCTTCGCCGACTCGGCACCCGACGCCGACGAGACAATCGCGCTCGTCGAATCGATCCGATCACTGCCAGAGCCCGAGGGGCTGACGGTGAGCGTCGGGGGGCTCTCCGCGCAGACCGTCGATGTCATCGCAGAGGTGGACCGGTCGACACCATGGGTGGTGGCCGCGATTCTCGGTTCGTCCTTCGTCTTGCTCCTGCTGGCGTTTCGAAGCGTGGTGCTCGCGCTCAGCGCGATCGTCATGAATGGACTCTCCGTGGCGGCGGCCTTTGGCCTGCTGACCTTGGTCTTCCAGGAAGGCCTGGGCGAATCCGTCCTGGATTTCACCAGCAGGGGATTCATCCAGGCCTACCTGCCGCTCTTCACCTTCGTGGTGGTGTTCGGGCTCTCCATGGACTACGAGGTGTTCCTGATCTCTCGGATGAAGGAGGAATGGGACCGAGGGCATGACACGCAGGGCGCCGTTGTGTCCGGGGTCGCCCACAGCGCCAAGGTCATCACTGCGGCCGCGGGCATCATGGTGGTGGTGTTCGCCGCCTTCATGATCACGCAGGTCACGGAGGTCAAACAGATGGGCTTCGCGCTGGCCGTCGCCGTCCTCGTCGATGCCACGCTGATCCGCATGGTGATGGTGCCGGCCCTCATGCGTCTGCTCGGGCGGGCCAACTGGTGGCTGCCGGACTGGTTGGCTCGACTGCTCCCGGGGTCCGGGCTGAGCGAGTCCGCCCCGGCGTACGCCGTCGAACCGTGTTACAGGTGTGACAGAAGATAA
- a CDS encoding MMPL family transporter, with protein MRTNAQSALQRWGMWCATHARWVVLGWGVVLTAAALLLPRFAESLSGSSIAVSGSESARTEQLLEQEFDRGVTEDAIIVIASERLTMRDSEFQRAISEAAQAADDDPGVTSISDPWDAPSGEQVSEDGRTAQVLVGLTGDERERQELAPRLQTALDAVQVDDVTASLTGSSALNAAVVEQQDSDIARAESIGLPIALVVLLVAFGTLVAAGLPLLLGVLTLVTAFGALGALSFVTSFDVFVQAVVTMLGLALGIDYCLFVVTRFREELARVGPSNIPEAVGRTLATAGNAVLFSGSTVLISVSGLFLVQAPVFRSMSLGVMVAVAIMLALSTTLLPALLGVLGRRIDSLKVPGLARSRAPVDIEKSWWARWTRAVLRRPVVIGGATGAALILAAVPALGLKLGFDVGADAVSESPAGAG; from the coding sequence ATGCGAACCAATGCTCAGAGCGCACTGCAGCGTTGGGGGATGTGGTGCGCCACGCATGCGAGGTGGGTGGTGCTGGGGTGGGGCGTGGTCCTCACCGCCGCAGCTCTCTTGCTCCCCCGGTTTGCCGAGAGCCTCAGCGGTTCCTCGATCGCGGTGTCGGGATCTGAATCCGCGCGCACGGAACAGCTTCTCGAGCAGGAGTTCGACCGCGGCGTCACCGAGGACGCGATCATCGTCATCGCATCCGAGCGTCTGACGATGCGCGACAGCGAGTTTCAGCGAGCGATCTCCGAGGCCGCACAAGCGGCGGACGACGACCCCGGAGTCACATCCATCAGTGATCCTTGGGACGCGCCCTCTGGAGAACAGGTGTCCGAGGACGGACGCACAGCGCAGGTCCTGGTGGGTCTGACCGGTGATGAACGGGAGCGACAAGAGCTGGCTCCTCGCCTCCAAACCGCACTGGATGCCGTGCAGGTGGACGACGTGACTGCGTCCTTGACGGGATCGAGCGCTTTGAATGCCGCCGTGGTCGAACAGCAGGACTCCGATATCGCCCGGGCGGAGTCCATCGGCCTCCCGATCGCACTGGTGGTTCTCCTCGTCGCCTTCGGCACTCTCGTGGCGGCCGGTCTTCCCCTGCTCCTGGGCGTCCTTACTCTCGTGACGGCGTTCGGCGCACTCGGCGCCCTCAGTTTCGTCACGTCCTTCGATGTCTTCGTTCAGGCAGTCGTCACCATGCTGGGACTTGCCCTCGGGATCGACTACTGCCTCTTCGTCGTCACCCGGTTCCGCGAGGAGCTCGCGCGAGTGGGGCCCTCGAACATCCCGGAGGCAGTTGGCCGCACGCTGGCCACGGCCGGCAACGCCGTGCTGTTCTCTGGCTCGACCGTGCTGATCTCGGTGTCCGGCTTGTTCCTCGTGCAGGCTCCTGTCTTTCGGTCCATGTCCCTCGGCGTCATGGTCGCGGTGGCCATCATGCTTGCGCTCTCGACCACCTTGCTCCCGGCTCTGCTCGGAGTCCTCGGACGACGCATCGACAGTCTCAAGGTGCCCGGCCTGGCGCGCTCGAGGGCGCCGGTCGACATCGAGAAATCCTGGTGGGCTCGTTGGACGAGGGCGGTCCTGCGGCGTCCCGTCGTTATCGGAGGTGCCACCGGGGCTGCCCTCATCCTCGCCGCGGTCCCGGCGCTGGGCCTGAAGCTGGGCTTCGACGTCGGCGCCGATGCCGTCTCCGAATCACCGGCCGGGGCCGGGTAA
- a CDS encoding LppX_LprAFG lipoprotein has product MHRSRAVLALPLLSLLISGCSGSDSGSDGGGASADPQELIATAQESFAGAGTVAVKLSSDGVPKDANGVTAAKGDGVIDAATPKFKGTITGTVNGVTGELQIIAIGEQTWLKFFTPDYNPIDMATLGAPNPAMLFHPETGLPGLVGKTTDLQAGEQKRVGKDVLSEVSGKLPGSEIQTLLALGDGTGEFDVTYGVTDDGELRTAVLTGPFYTDAEATYTFQVSDYGKSVEISEP; this is encoded by the coding sequence ATGCATCGCAGCCGAGCCGTGCTTGCCCTCCCCCTGCTGAGCCTGCTGATCTCCGGGTGCTCTGGCAGTGACTCCGGAAGCGACGGCGGCGGCGCGAGCGCCGACCCGCAGGAGCTTATCGCCACCGCGCAGGAGAGCTTCGCCGGCGCGGGCACGGTCGCGGTCAAGCTCAGCAGCGACGGCGTACCCAAGGACGCCAACGGAGTCACCGCCGCCAAGGGCGACGGCGTGATCGACGCGGCGACGCCGAAGTTCAAGGGCACCATCACCGGCACCGTCAACGGGGTCACCGGCGAGCTGCAGATCATCGCGATCGGCGAGCAGACCTGGCTGAAGTTCTTCACCCCCGACTACAACCCCATCGACATGGCCACGCTTGGCGCGCCGAACCCCGCGATGCTGTTTCACCCCGAGACCGGGCTGCCGGGGCTGGTCGGCAAGACGACCGACCTGCAGGCCGGTGAGCAAAAACGCGTGGGCAAAGACGTGCTCAGCGAGGTCAGCGGCAAGCTGCCCGGATCGGAGATCCAGACCTTGCTCGCGCTCGGTGATGGCACCGGCGAGTTTGACGTGACCTACGGCGTCACCGACGACGGCGAGCTGCGGACCGCCGTACTCACCGGGCCCTTCTACACCGACGCCGAGGCGACCTACACCTTCCAGGTCAGCGACTACGGGAAGTCGGTTGAGATCAGCGAGCCCTAG
- a CDS encoding hemolysin family protein yields MNLFSGLAITFGLLLGNAFFVAAEFALISARRARVEPAAETGSRIARIVLYCLERVTMLMAAAQLGITICSVALGSISEPIIAGWLQAPFAALGISPSLQHPIAFIIALALVTWLHVVLGEMVPKNLALVAPERASSVLAPPMLLVMWVLYPVIWVLNTLANLVLRAVRVKPQEEVASAFTQDEVAQLVAESRSGGYLESNDERLLLGALQFDSKDVTAVLLPLDEIVTLPVTVTPEQAEQISARSFSRFPVTDEAGAMIGYVHIKDLLVDDPATRTRPMDRELIRRLPTVNADDSLRGALAKMQKARAHLGVVLDATGDVLGIVALEDVLEELVGEVRDDSRRARRAA; encoded by the coding sequence GTGAACCTCTTCTCCGGACTTGCCATCACCTTCGGGCTGCTGCTGGGCAACGCGTTCTTCGTGGCCGCGGAGTTTGCCCTGATCTCGGCTCGACGGGCCCGCGTCGAGCCGGCCGCCGAGACCGGAAGCCGGATTGCGCGCATCGTGCTCTACTGCCTCGAGCGCGTCACGATGCTGATGGCCGCAGCGCAGCTCGGCATCACCATCTGCTCGGTGGCGCTGGGTTCGATCAGCGAGCCGATCATCGCCGGCTGGCTCCAGGCACCCTTCGCGGCGTTGGGTATCAGCCCGTCGCTGCAGCACCCGATCGCGTTCATCATCGCGCTCGCGCTCGTCACGTGGCTGCACGTCGTACTCGGTGAGATGGTGCCCAAGAACCTCGCGCTCGTCGCTCCCGAGCGGGCGTCGTCCGTGCTCGCCCCGCCCATGTTGCTGGTCATGTGGGTGCTGTATCCGGTGATCTGGGTGCTCAACACCCTGGCCAACCTGGTGCTGCGGGCCGTGCGGGTCAAACCGCAGGAGGAGGTCGCGTCGGCCTTCACCCAGGACGAGGTCGCGCAGCTGGTCGCCGAGTCGCGCTCGGGTGGTTATCTGGAGTCCAACGACGAGCGGCTGCTGCTCGGTGCGTTGCAGTTTGACTCCAAGGACGTCACTGCCGTGCTGTTGCCGCTCGATGAGATCGTGACGCTGCCCGTCACGGTGACCCCGGAGCAGGCCGAGCAGATCTCCGCCCGCAGCTTCTCGCGGTTCCCGGTGACCGACGAGGCCGGCGCGATGATCGGCTATGTGCACATTAAGGACCTGCTCGTCGACGACCCGGCCACGCGCACCCGGCCGATGGACCGCGAGCTGATCCGCCGGCTGCCTACGGTCAATGCCGACGACTCGCTGCGCGGCGCGCTGGCGAAGATGCAGAAGGCTCGCGCGCACCTGGGCGTCGTACTCGATGCCACGGGTGACGTGCTGGGCATCGTGGCGCTGGAAGACGTGCTCGAGGAGCTGGTCGGCGAGGTCCGTGACGACAGTCGCCGAGCCCGCCGCGCCGCGTGA
- a CDS encoding MFS transporter — protein MRSASPRALLTTAAIAVALAAADTYVVVLALTDMMAGVGIGIDALQKATPIISGFLLGYIAVLPLVGRLADLVSRQKVLLACLAIFVIGSAITALAVELPVLVAGRVIQGAGGGGLVPATLALVADLWPADRRGVPLGVVGAVQELGSVLGPVLGALVLAVWDWRAIFWLNAVLGVVLAGFVLVAGNARLRRPRVLPSLVGLLAAVAGTLALAAPEALTSSIELGLPFVPFGDSSSRLWTPIGLVTLSLFAVLLVLTAPRWWPILRRADLPGAVLLGGALGCVVLTFAAADPATEVVGPLGLALLPAGAVLLGLYLWRHRVAAEPLVPRGTLRGRAPYALVVSALLGVALVAVVVDIPVLARLTLTDSQTSAALVLVRFLVAVPVGALLGGLLLRRFGDGLVTAAGLGPCAAGLGVMGTWGPGSLAGIGSYVVLVLVGLGVGLPLAPINNVVLADAPPAGHGTASAMVVIARMIGMVAGLALLTAVGLHRYYAAVAQLPDQTDGDALLAAGIVQVQSVFIGAAIAAAVGAVVAFSFGVRRRAGLQV, from the coding sequence TTGAGATCAGCGAGCCCTAGGGCGCTGCTGACGACCGCCGCCATCGCGGTCGCGCTCGCCGCGGCGGACACGTACGTCGTCGTCCTCGCCCTCACCGACATGATGGCCGGCGTCGGCATCGGGATCGACGCGCTGCAGAAGGCCACCCCGATCATCTCCGGCTTCTTGCTTGGCTACATCGCCGTACTCCCGCTCGTCGGGCGCCTCGCCGACCTGGTTTCGCGACAGAAGGTCCTGCTCGCCTGCCTCGCCATCTTCGTCATCGGCTCGGCGATCACCGCCCTCGCGGTTGAGCTGCCGGTGCTGGTGGCCGGTCGCGTCATCCAGGGCGCCGGCGGCGGCGGTCTTGTCCCGGCCACGTTGGCGCTGGTCGCCGACCTGTGGCCGGCGGATCGCCGCGGCGTACCGCTCGGCGTCGTGGGCGCCGTGCAGGAGCTCGGCAGCGTGCTGGGCCCCGTGCTCGGCGCGCTCGTGCTCGCCGTGTGGGACTGGCGAGCGATCTTCTGGCTCAACGCGGTGCTGGGCGTCGTACTCGCCGGGTTTGTGTTGGTCGCCGGCAACGCGCGCCTGCGCCGGCCGCGCGTGCTGCCGTCGCTGGTCGGGCTGCTCGCCGCCGTTGCCGGCACGTTGGCGCTCGCTGCGCCTGAGGCGCTGACCAGCTCGATCGAGCTGGGCCTGCCGTTCGTGCCGTTCGGCGACTCGTCGTCGCGGCTGTGGACGCCGATTGGCCTTGTCACCCTGAGCCTTTTTGCGGTGCTTCTCGTGCTCACCGCGCCGCGGTGGTGGCCGATCCTGCGGCGCGCTGACCTGCCCGGAGCGGTCCTGCTAGGTGGTGCGCTGGGCTGCGTCGTACTCACCTTCGCCGCCGCCGATCCGGCCACCGAGGTCGTCGGCCCGCTCGGGCTTGCACTGCTGCCGGCCGGCGCCGTCCTGCTCGGGCTCTATCTCTGGAGGCACCGGGTCGCGGCCGAGCCGTTGGTTCCACGTGGAACATTGCGCGGGCGCGCGCCGTACGCCCTCGTGGTGAGCGCCCTGCTCGGCGTCGCGCTGGTCGCCGTCGTCGTCGACATCCCGGTGCTCGCGCGCCTGACGCTGACCGACTCGCAGACCTCCGCCGCGCTGGTGCTCGTGCGGTTCCTGGTCGCGGTGCCGGTCGGTGCGCTGCTCGGCGGCCTGCTGCTGCGGCGGTTCGGTGACGGCCTCGTCACCGCCGCCGGTCTCGGCCCGTGCGCCGCCGGACTGGGCGTGATGGGCACCTGGGGTCCGGGATCGCTTGCCGGGATTGGTTCGTACGTCGTACTCGTGCTCGTCGGGCTAGGTGTTGGGCTGCCGCTCGCGCCGATCAACAACGTCGTACTCGCCGACGCTCCCCCGGCCGGTCACGGCACCGCCTCGGCGATGGTAGTGATCGCCCGGATGATCGGCATGGTCGCCGGGCTCGCGCTGCTGACCGCGGTCGGGCTGCACCGCTACTACGCCGCCGTCGCGCAGCTGCCCGACCAAACCGACGGCGACGCGCTGCTCGCCGCAGGAATCGTGCAGGTGCAGTCGGTCTTTATCGGCGCTGCGATCGCCGCCGCCGTCGGCGCGGTGGTCGCGTTCAGCTTCGGCGTACGCCGCCGAGCCGGGCTACAGGTGTGA
- a CDS encoding ribokinase, giving the protein MSVVILGSANVDVIIELDRIPGPGETVLTDASDRGRGGKGNNQAIAAARAGAPTVFLGAVGADESGDFLLEAQREAGIDVTHVRRIEDAPSGTAYVMVDSRAENAIVVVAGANGQLLSLTDAEREVLRGADALLMQLEVPMATVLEAAAQTKRAGGYVVLNAAPYAELPDELIANLDLLMVNEHEAALAAGRSGTPEELAATIGERVPDVLITLGAAGSLLQRRGSDPVRINAPKVDAVDTTGAGDTFAGAYVAATVAGLPEQGRLEYAAAAAALAVQRPGAVASIPRADEIQDAVRRYFA; this is encoded by the coding sequence GTGTCCGTCGTGATCCTTGGCAGTGCCAACGTCGATGTCATCATCGAGCTCGACCGCATCCCCGGCCCGGGCGAGACCGTCCTGACCGACGCGTCCGATCGCGGGCGCGGCGGCAAGGGCAACAATCAAGCCATCGCGGCCGCGCGGGCCGGAGCGCCGACGGTGTTCCTTGGCGCGGTGGGTGCCGATGAGTCCGGTGACTTCTTGCTGGAGGCGCAGCGCGAAGCCGGCATCGACGTCACCCACGTGCGTCGCATCGAGGACGCCCCGAGCGGTACGGCGTACGTCATGGTCGACTCGCGAGCCGAGAACGCGATCGTCGTCGTGGCCGGAGCCAACGGCCAGCTGCTCTCGCTCACCGACGCCGAGCGCGAGGTGCTGCGTGGCGCCGATGCGCTGCTGATGCAGCTCGAGGTGCCGATGGCGACCGTGCTCGAAGCCGCAGCGCAGACCAAGCGCGCGGGCGGCTACGTCGTCCTCAACGCCGCGCCGTACGCCGAGCTGCCCGACGAGCTCATCGCCAACCTCGACCTGCTGATGGTCAACGAGCACGAGGCGGCGCTCGCGGCCGGGCGCAGCGGCACGCCCGAGGAGCTCGCGGCGACGATCGGTGAGCGGGTGCCCGACGTACTCATCACCCTCGGCGCTGCCGGCTCGCTGCTGCAGCGCCGCGGCTCGGACCCGGTCCGCATCAACGCGCCGAAGGTCGATGCGGTCGACACCACCGGCGCCGGCGACACGTTTGCCGGGGCGTACGTCGCCGCCACCGTCGCGGGCCTGCCCGAGCAAGGGCGGTTGGAGTACGCCGCCGCGGCCGCCGCGCTCGCGGTGCAGCGCCCCGGCGCCGTCGCCTCGATCCCGCGAGCGGACGAGATCCAGGACGCGGTACGCCGGTACTTCGCCTGA
- a CDS encoding TetR/AcrR family transcriptional regulator — translation MAKQNDRREGRRNEILDAAAALFATSGYHGARMDDIVRRSGLSKGTLYWYFSSKEEIATALVDRELAEQGVAIERVLAVEADPRIQLETLVRAFANGLAENPDAARLTLELLSLGHSAPDIGRRFVEHHRTFLKQIEGIALGIMGEDDAERAPEAAAASTALAALVDGFALRVAMNPGEPDLADRLWAATNLIVEGIAPSREPH, via the coding sequence ATGGCGAAGCAGAACGACAGGCGTGAGGGCAGACGCAACGAAATCCTCGACGCGGCTGCCGCGCTCTTTGCCACGAGCGGCTACCACGGGGCGCGCATGGACGACATTGTCAGGCGCTCGGGCCTGAGCAAGGGCACGCTGTACTGGTACTTCTCCAGCAAGGAGGAGATCGCTACGGCCCTCGTTGATCGGGAACTCGCTGAGCAGGGTGTGGCCATCGAGCGCGTGCTGGCCGTCGAAGCCGATCCCCGGATCCAGCTTGAGACGCTCGTCAGGGCATTCGCCAACGGTCTCGCAGAGAACCCCGATGCCGCCCGTTTGACGTTGGAGCTGCTCTCGCTCGGTCATTCAGCGCCCGACATTGGGCGCCGATTCGTTGAGCATCATCGAACGTTCCTCAAGCAGATCGAGGGCATCGCGCTCGGCATCATGGGTGAGGACGACGCCGAGCGTGCTCCCGAAGCCGCAGCGGCCTCCACTGCCCTCGCGGCGCTGGTCGACGGATTTGCCCTCCGGGTGGCAATGAACCCCGGAGAGCCGGATCTAGCGGACCGCCTGTGGGCCGCAACCAACCTGATTGTCGAGGGGATCGCCCCGTCGCGAGAACCTCACTGA
- a CDS encoding LamG domain-containing protein yields the protein MAGADDSTHDKAADDLVREAQDGGDHASTSDAAPSSAASGDITESAEETGSAALDDPSDKPSDTPASDVDEDADATDDADATDDADDDPYAVDDFDLDEYGAARNRPSRQELDDEDYDDDGGFGFGSNIERDGPGYAELTRADPGMNASKWMIVGAVTVAFILLSFILIPKLFDKSEDAAATSSAPPPTTSAPPPQKKYGEVVLASSPTHFWRFSSAAPGNDEMAVSNLTLGKDILPLGVSAAKDNVGAVDCAATKRSTITSQVPELGAGDFSIEAWVNTSSSTGGQIVSFGSTDEGQSKTVTRSLYMDGTGFVYFGIRGDKRFVAKSESTIADGKWHQIVGTYSATGGLTLYVDGQPVATEPKGIGAQDLEQGFWRICGDNVSGWPGASNAAFLGSVDEVSVYPTALTADDAQAHFAAAQIG from the coding sequence ATGGCGGGCGCGGACGATTCGACTCACGACAAGGCGGCGGACGATCTAGTGCGCGAAGCACAGGATGGCGGCGATCACGCCTCGACGTCCGACGCTGCCCCCTCCAGCGCCGCGTCGGGTGATATCACCGAGTCGGCGGAGGAGACCGGGAGCGCGGCGCTCGACGATCCCAGCGATAAACCCAGCGACACTCCCGCAAGCGACGTAGACGAAGACGCCGACGCCACGGACGACGCCGACGCCACCGACGACGCCGACGACGACCCGTACGCCGTCGACGATTTCGACCTCGACGAGTACGGCGCCGCCCGTAATCGCCCGAGCCGCCAAGAGCTCGATGACGAGGACTACGACGATGACGGCGGTTTTGGCTTCGGCTCCAACATCGAACGAGACGGGCCGGGGTACGCCGAGCTGACCCGGGCCGATCCCGGGATGAACGCCTCGAAGTGGATGATCGTCGGCGCCGTCACGGTCGCCTTCATCCTGTTGTCGTTCATCCTCATCCCCAAGCTTTTCGACAAGAGCGAGGATGCCGCGGCGACCTCGAGTGCGCCGCCGCCGACGACCTCGGCTCCCCCGCCGCAGAAGAAGTACGGCGAAGTTGTGCTCGCTTCGAGCCCGACGCATTTCTGGCGCTTCAGCAGCGCTGCGCCCGGAAACGACGAGATGGCCGTCTCGAACCTGACTCTCGGCAAGGACATCCTGCCGCTGGGCGTCAGCGCCGCGAAGGACAACGTGGGTGCGGTCGACTGCGCCGCCACCAAACGCAGCACGATCACCTCACAGGTACCTGAGCTCGGCGCCGGCGACTTCTCGATCGAGGCCTGGGTCAACACCTCGTCCTCGACCGGCGGTCAGATCGTCTCGTTCGGCAGCACCGATGAGGGGCAGAGCAAGACGGTCACGCGCTCGCTCTACATGGATGGCACCGGGTTCGTGTACTTCGGAATCCGCGGCGACAAGCGGTTTGTGGCCAAGAGTGAGTCGACGATCGCCGACGGCAAATGGCACCAGATCGTCGGCACCTACTCCGCGACGGGTGGTCTCACCCTGTATGTCGACGGTCAGCCGGTCGCGACTGAGCCCAAGGGCATCGGCGCGCAGGATCTTGAGCAGGGGTTCTGGCGGATCTGCGGCGATAACGTTTCCGGGTGGCCCGGGGCCAGCAACGCGGCCTTCCTCGGCAGCGTCGACGAGGTGTCGGTCTACCCGACCGCGCTGACCGCAGACGACGCGCAGGCCCACTTCGCCGCGGCGCAGATCGGATGA